A part of Paenibacillus sp. IHBB 10380 genomic DNA contains:
- the tmk gene encoding dTMP kinase, whose translation MNTRGKFITLEGGEGSGKTTVISRLSSYLERRFLPHLLTREPGGIEISEKIRDIILDPHNTAMDARTEALLYAASRRQHLVEKVEPVLQAGNIVLCDRFVDSSLVYQGYARGLGIEEVWNMNKFAIDSLLPDVTFYLDIEPELGLSRIDASKEREVNRLDLEGLAFHHKVREGYRKLVELYSDRIIVIDASQKPEQIENDIIQAMEKGILKDFY comes from the coding sequence ATGAACACAAGAGGCAAATTTATTACACTCGAGGGTGGCGAAGGATCCGGCAAGACAACGGTTATTAGTCGGTTAAGTTCTTATTTGGAGAGACGGTTCTTACCGCACCTCCTTACACGTGAACCCGGTGGTATTGAAATTTCAGAGAAGATTCGTGATATTATTCTTGATCCCCATAATACAGCAATGGATGCAAGGACAGAGGCGTTATTATATGCGGCTTCAAGACGTCAACATTTAGTAGAAAAGGTTGAACCAGTACTACAAGCGGGTAATATTGTTCTATGTGATCGTTTTGTTGATAGCAGTCTTGTGTATCAGGGGTATGCTCGGGGACTTGGAATTGAAGAAGTGTGGAATATGAACAAGTTTGCCATTGATTCTCTTCTACCCGATGTTACATTCTATTTAGACATTGAGCCTGAGCTTGGGCTATCCCGTATTGATGCTAGCAAGGAGAGGGAAGTGAATCGCCTGGATTTAGAAGGGCTAGCGTTTCATCATAAAGTTCGTGAGGGATATAGAAAGCTAGTGGAGCTTTATTCAGATCGAATCATTGTGATTGATGCATCGCAAAAACCTGAACAGATAGAAAATGACATTATTCAGGCTATGGAGAAGGGTATCTTAAAGGATTTTTATTGA
- a CDS encoding sigma factor G inhibitor Gin produces MDNQTEHVCIICGQDKEEGICILSQFICEACESEMVHTNTEEVKYRFFIHQMKQISEQVNV; encoded by the coding sequence ATGGATAATCAAACCGAACACGTCTGTATTATTTGCGGGCAAGATAAAGAAGAGGGAATATGTATTCTCTCTCAATTTATTTGCGAGGCTTGCGAATCGGAAATGGTGCATACGAACACGGAAGAAGTAAAATATCGTTTTTTTATTCATCAAATGAAACAAATCAGTGAGCAGGTCAATGTTTAG
- a CDS encoding aminotransferase class I/II-fold pyridoxal phosphate-dependent enzyme, with the protein MSIKHRKKSDLVSEDITIHNDIKSDNNQIEYEIKECERTSSAPLYEALLEYKRRDCASFHVPGHKNGQAYTSSDGAGLLSDIMRIDVTEITGTDDLHHPEGIIREAQSLAAKCFGAEESYFLIGGSTVGNLALILTVCSGPEDVLLVQRNVHKSVLHGLMLAGAQAVFMQPEIDPVTRLAIAPSNETVKQALLAYPEAKGVLVTMPNYYGMGRDLTSLADLCHGYNVPLLVDEAHGAHFGQHLDLPPSALSCGADGVVQSTHKMLAALTMGAMLHVQGMLLDRTLLRQRLAMIQSSSPSYPVMASLDLARRQLHVGGADTFTAGLAAVEAFKRGLAELPRFGLLQPAQPGETPAGEDAAGSTAPPLASLAAYATQDPFKVVIYDDSEVLSGYELQRRLEACGCIPEMSDARYVVLLFSLGSTMKDVRHLLEVVQHISIEMDEAHGQYERGSFDSNTVEFSTWNIFSGNLSLPVPFGLKSLPTKMIEPVLLEECAGRIAAEMIIPYPPGIPILYAGEEITSEVGQQLMSLAEAGAKCQGAADPDLHTVNVYKKVRKQEK; encoded by the coding sequence ATGTCTATAAAACACAGAAAAAAATCCGATTTGGTTAGTGAAGATATAACAATTCATAACGATATAAAAAGTGATAATAATCAGATCGAGTATGAGATTAAAGAGTGTGAACGTACAAGCAGTGCACCTCTATATGAGGCGTTGCTTGAATATAAAAGACGAGATTGTGCGTCTTTTCATGTTCCTGGTCATAAAAATGGTCAAGCTTATACCTCTTCTGATGGAGCAGGATTATTGTCGGATATCATGAGGATCGATGTTACAGAAATTACGGGTACGGATGATCTTCATCATCCGGAGGGCATTATTCGTGAAGCCCAGTCGCTTGCTGCTAAGTGTTTCGGTGCAGAGGAGAGTTATTTTCTTATAGGAGGCAGTACGGTGGGGAACTTGGCACTCATCTTGACCGTATGTAGTGGTCCTGAAGATGTGCTATTGGTTCAGCGGAATGTACATAAATCTGTGTTACATGGTCTGATGTTGGCAGGAGCGCAAGCGGTGTTCATGCAACCGGAAATAGATCCTGTAACTAGACTGGCGATAGCTCCCTCCAATGAGACAGTGAAGCAAGCATTATTGGCTTATCCAGAGGCTAAGGGTGTACTTGTCACGATGCCTAATTATTATGGTATGGGTAGGGATCTTACGTCATTGGCAGACCTTTGCCACGGCTATAATGTGCCTTTGCTTGTTGATGAGGCACATGGTGCTCATTTCGGGCAGCATCTTGATCTGCCCCCAAGTGCATTGTCCTGCGGAGCGGACGGTGTTGTGCAGTCAACACATAAGATGTTAGCTGCGCTCACGATGGGCGCGATGCTGCATGTGCAGGGTATGCTTCTAGACCGCACGCTGCTTCGGCAGCGGCTTGCGATGATCCAGAGCTCCAGCCCATCATACCCCGTGATGGCTTCGCTTGACCTAGCCCGCCGCCAGTTGCACGTGGGCGGCGCGGACACCTTCACGGCGGGACTCGCCGCCGTGGAAGCATTCAAGCGCGGGCTCGCGGAGCTGCCGCGCTTCGGGCTGCTGCAACCTGCGCAGCCCGGGGAGACTCCCGCCGGCGAAGACGCGGCGGGTAGTACCGCGCCGCCGCTAGCTTCGCTGGCGGCGTATGCGACGCAGGACCCTTTTAAGGTCGTCATATATGACGACTCCGAGGTCCTAAGCGGCTACGAACTTCAGCGCCGCCTAGAAGCGTGCGGATGCATCCCAGAGATGAGCGACGCGCGGTATGTCGTCTTACTCTTTAGTTTAGGATCTACCATGAAGGATGTTAGGCACCTTTTGGAGGTTGTACAGCATATATCTATAGAAATGGATGAGGCCCATGGGCAATATGAAAGGGGCTCATTTGACTCTAATACTGTCGAATTTTCCACGTGGAACATTTTTTCGGGAAATTTATCACTTCCTGTTCCTTTCGGACTCAAATCATTACCTACAAAAATGATCGAACCTGTATTATTAGAAGAGTGTGCAGGAAGAATTGCAGCAGAGATGATTATTCCTTATCCGCCAGGGATTCCAATATTATATGCGGGTGAGGAGATCACGTCCGAGGTTGGTCAACAGTTAATGAGTCTTGCTGAGGCAGGAGCTAAATGCCAGGGAGCTGCTGATCCTGATCTGCACACCGTTAACGTCTATAAAAAGGTCAGAAAGCAGGAAAAATAA